A section of the Halopiger aswanensis genome encodes:
- a CDS encoding response regulator, which yields MSPYRVLFVDDSDFLTEHVSQTLRSEHDFDVETVATAPDARSVLADSSFDCVISSYELLDETGLELAASLHDEASIPELPFVLFTGNSLEPLVDEALEAGVSAFVSKSDHATGEMNVFANRIRLAIEAHE from the coding sequence ATGTCACCGTATCGCGTTCTCTTCGTCGACGACAGCGACTTTCTGACGGAACACGTCAGCCAAACGTTACGATCGGAACACGATTTCGACGTCGAGACCGTCGCGACGGCCCCGGACGCCCGCTCCGTCCTCGCCGACTCGTCGTTCGACTGCGTCATCTCCAGCTACGAACTGCTCGACGAGACCGGCCTCGAGCTCGCGGCCTCGCTGCACGACGAGGCGTCGATCCCCGAGCTGCCGTTCGTCCTCTTTACCGGTAACTCGCTCGAGCCGCTCGTCGACGAGGCGCTCGAGGCGGGGGTCTCGGCGTTCGTCAGTAAGAGCGACCACGCGACGGGGGAGATGAACGTCTTCGCGAACCGGATTCGGTTGGCGATCGAAGCGCACGAGTAA
- a CDS encoding DUF5796 family protein, with product MSARSNVAPSTIGVDFVEGGIVVEYLDGRDVFYHGPPKPVEESITTPPGKDVHVLVTDPDGLEGVMTYVNDRDTHDEILESTGVGRVMLEADDEEVLFPGVTVTTEAYSIRVEADLEVVDGRVFVFAEDELSEHAYELVAEGDVDGEAESENDAAPEDEDEDEDGVSA from the coding sequence ATGAGCGCGCGCAGCAACGTCGCACCCAGCACGATCGGCGTCGACTTCGTCGAGGGCGGCATCGTCGTCGAGTACCTCGACGGACGGGACGTGTTCTACCACGGGCCGCCGAAGCCGGTCGAAGAGTCCATCACGACCCCGCCGGGCAAGGACGTCCACGTCCTCGTCACCGACCCCGACGGCCTCGAGGGCGTGATGACCTACGTCAACGACCGAGACACCCACGACGAGATCCTCGAGTCGACCGGGGTCGGCCGGGTCATGCTCGAGGCCGACGACGAAGAGGTGCTGTTCCCCGGCGTGACCGTCACGACGGAAGCCTACTCGATCCGCGTCGAAGCGGATCTCGAGGTCGTCGACGGCCGCGTGTTCGTCTTCGCGGAGGACGAGTTGAGCGAGCACGCGTACGAACTGGTTGCGGAGGGCGACGTCGACGGTGAGGCCGAAAGTGAAAACGACGCGGCACCCGAAGACGAAGACGAAGACGAAGACGGAGTGAGCGCGTAA
- a CDS encoding DUF7508 domain-containing protein, with the protein MPLRKPWRDLDRETVRSAPDKPGVYELGDGSGTVLSVDHGILRDELKTALAYGDAARVRWTETHTPEQAREVAADHRERLE; encoded by the coding sequence ATGCCACTCCGGAAACCCTGGCGCGACCTCGACCGCGAGACCGTCCGAAGCGCGCCGGACAAACCCGGCGTCTACGAACTCGGCGACGGCTCCGGGACCGTGCTCTCGGTCGACCACGGTATCCTGCGCGACGAACTCAAGACTGCGCTCGCCTACGGCGACGCTGCGCGCGTCCGCTGGACAGAGACCCACACGCCCGAGCAGGCTCGAGAGGTCGCGGCCGACCACCGCGAGCGTCTCGAGTAG
- a CDS encoding GNAT family N-acetyltransferase, with protein MTADISLRPFSQEDFDQLIEWVDSPSFLLQWAGPIFSYPLDESQLREHLEATNDPEPSRLAFKAVDSTEQMVGYVELNTIDRRNLSASVSRVIVSPDERGRGHGTSMLHHLLEIGFEELGLHRIELRVFDFNESAIACYEKVGFTREGTLREARRHGDEYWTLVQMSVLEDEWRTGA; from the coding sequence GTGACTGCTGACATCAGCCTTCGTCCCTTCAGTCAAGAAGACTTCGACCAACTAATCGAGTGGGTGGACTCTCCGTCGTTTCTCCTTCAGTGGGCGGGCCCAATATTTTCGTATCCGCTCGACGAGTCGCAACTCCGAGAGCATCTCGAAGCTACGAACGACCCTGAACCGAGCCGACTGGCGTTCAAAGCCGTCGATTCGACGGAACAGATGGTCGGGTACGTCGAACTGAACACCATCGACCGACGAAATCTCTCAGCGAGCGTCTCTCGGGTCATCGTGAGTCCAGACGAACGCGGGCGCGGTCACGGAACGTCGATGCTCCACCACCTACTCGAAATTGGCTTCGAGGAACTTGGTCTCCACCGCATCGAACTACGTGTCTTCGACTTCAACGAGTCCGCAATTGCGTGTTACGAGAAGGTCGGTTTCACCCGTGAGGGTACACTCAGGGAGGCACGACGGCACGGGGACGAGTACTGGACGCTGGTTCAGATGAGCGTCTTGGAAGACGAGTGGCGGACGGGCGCGTAG
- a CDS encoding DUF7128 family protein, whose product MVVQTERDDATWYECETCGLLFDEKSDATEHEKHCDGSDPSYIQ is encoded by the coding sequence ATGGTCGTCCAGACCGAGCGCGACGACGCAACTTGGTACGAGTGCGAGACCTGCGGGTTGCTCTTCGACGAGAAGTCGGACGCAACCGAACACGAGAAGCACTGCGACGGCTCCGATCCGTCGTACATTCAGTAA
- a CDS encoding protein sorting system archaetidylserine decarboxylase: protein MKFAPGAWKYAILPLLAAPFALVISATAGLLSLAAGAGVLAFFRDPERTPPPTGVVAPADGRVSVLREEGDRVRLGIFMNVWHVHVVRAPFAGRVTDVEHVSGANRPAFSKESDRNERVHVRLETDSSNLPADSSGDAADGEPAPAPDPDDYPDTPESDAEVTLIAGAFARRIHPYVEADDDLERGERIGHIAFGSRVDVLFPPSVDRSDIAVEPGDSTTAGETVVLEGGGFEADDLEFDVTTETPDGGSEEFETDGDSDAESDGSASSPA, encoded by the coding sequence ATGAAGTTCGCTCCCGGGGCCTGGAAGTACGCCATCCTTCCGCTGCTGGCCGCGCCGTTCGCGCTCGTAATCAGCGCGACGGCGGGGCTCCTCTCGCTGGCAGCCGGCGCCGGCGTCCTCGCTTTCTTCCGCGATCCAGAGCGTACGCCGCCGCCGACGGGCGTCGTCGCGCCGGCCGACGGCCGCGTCTCCGTGCTCCGCGAGGAGGGCGACCGCGTCCGGCTCGGCATCTTCATGAACGTCTGGCACGTCCACGTCGTCCGCGCGCCCTTCGCCGGCCGCGTCACCGACGTCGAACACGTCTCCGGCGCGAACCGCCCCGCCTTCTCCAAGGAATCCGACCGAAACGAGCGGGTTCACGTCCGCCTCGAGACCGACTCGTCGAACCTGCCGGCCGACTCGAGCGGCGACGCCGCCGACGGCGAGCCGGCGCCCGCACCGGATCCGGACGACTACCCCGACACGCCCGAAAGCGACGCCGAAGTCACCCTCATCGCCGGCGCGTTCGCCCGCCGGATCCACCCCTACGTCGAGGCCGACGACGACCTCGAGCGCGGCGAGCGGATCGGACACATCGCCTTCGGTAGCCGCGTCGACGTGCTCTTCCCGCCGTCGGTCGACCGGTCGGACATCGCCGTCGAACCCGGCGACTCGACGACCGCCGGCGAGACGGTCGTGCTCGAGGGCGGCGGGTTCGAGGCCGACGACCTCGAGTTCGACGTGACGACCGAAACGCCCGATGGCGGGAGCGAAGAGTTCGAGACCGACGGCGACTCCGACGCCGAATCGGACGGCTCGGCCTCGAGTCCTGCCTAA
- a CDS encoding YihY/virulence factor BrkB family protein yields MDPRRLGAVARDVAAVVREHNVTFMAGSIAHAAFLSIVPLLLLLFILVGAVGNDYLSDQIVAMARDHLSPAGEGLVFEALTNASERAGASLIGVVSLLWGMLRIFRGIGTAFDELYGGEADSVARKAIDSVVVFVAILIATVGAGFGATTLAAIDHIVVEVLTPFALFFGLLAAFFPMYYVFPNVDVSAREVLPGTIVAAAGWVALEAVFGVYAGLVDTVGTYETFGAVILLLVWLYGNAFVLLIGAAVNVVVGDHHPAGRDDGDDGGADDERSAPDAASA; encoded by the coding sequence ATGGACCCGCGACGGCTCGGCGCCGTCGCTCGAGACGTCGCCGCCGTGGTGCGCGAGCACAACGTGACGTTCATGGCCGGCAGCATCGCCCACGCCGCGTTCCTCTCGATCGTCCCCCTCCTGCTGTTGCTGTTCATTCTCGTCGGTGCGGTCGGCAACGACTACCTGAGCGACCAGATCGTCGCGATGGCTCGCGATCACCTCAGCCCCGCGGGCGAGGGACTGGTCTTCGAGGCGCTGACGAACGCCTCCGAGCGGGCCGGCGCGTCGCTCATCGGCGTCGTCTCGCTGCTGTGGGGCATGCTGCGCATCTTTCGCGGCATCGGCACCGCGTTCGACGAACTCTACGGCGGCGAGGCTGACTCCGTCGCGCGCAAGGCGATCGACAGCGTCGTCGTCTTCGTGGCGATCCTGATCGCGACCGTCGGCGCCGGCTTCGGCGCGACGACGCTCGCAGCGATCGATCACATCGTCGTCGAAGTGCTCACGCCGTTCGCGCTGTTTTTCGGACTGCTCGCCGCGTTCTTTCCGATGTACTACGTCTTTCCGAACGTCGACGTGAGCGCTCGAGAGGTGCTTCCCGGGACGATCGTCGCTGCGGCGGGCTGGGTCGCGCTCGAGGCGGTGTTCGGCGTCTACGCCGGCTTGGTCGACACCGTCGGCACCTACGAGACGTTCGGCGCGGTCATCCTGCTGCTCGTCTGGCTCTACGGCAACGCCTTCGTCCTGCTGATCGGCGCGGCGGTCAACGTCGTGGTCGGCGACCACCATCCCGCCGGCCGCGACGACGGTGACGACGGCGGCGCCGACGACGAGCGAAGCGCACCCGATGCCGCGAGCGCTTGA
- a CDS encoding helix-turn-helix domain-containing protein: MSSSDSSRDVYSETLAVFDQRYKPFEPLTTPEIAESLDTPRRTVYKRLEKLVDRGELKTKKAGANARVWWRPASLIDQPSAKRSPDTQSTPSQSIQDRNLIERILDASPVSIVVVEPSGEISFANKRAEETLDLDRDEITSRTYRQPEWNITYDDGTPVPVDEHPVTRVLETGEPDYGFEHWIELPNGTERWLSSNSAPVPNEDGDVEYVVVGFEDATSLKEREDKLTSDRRRLLELHSEELFQPYLAAADDEVHIDVDEVVTLSDGTALQYITTTGIPAKALRDVFERHFAVLDARLLSLAEEHCRYEVHVEAPTLPLIFDDHGGRVNAFVRSRTDETPILTGVLPGDVDPRTVLQEARQLYSDIELESQELRYTPRLLYDIVEESLTDKQFAALRTAYYGGYFTTPRTSTGDELADQLGITRQAFHQHLRKAEQTVYEQLFEASGKGILD; this comes from the coding sequence ATGTCATCATCGGACTCTTCGAGGGATGTCTATTCTGAAACGCTGGCCGTCTTCGATCAGCGCTACAAGCCATTCGAACCGCTCACGACGCCAGAAATTGCAGAATCGCTGGACACACCACGACGAACGGTCTACAAACGCTTAGAGAAACTCGTTGATCGAGGTGAACTGAAGACAAAGAAAGCTGGTGCCAATGCCCGGGTCTGGTGGCGACCGGCGTCACTTATTGACCAACCGTCTGCGAAGCGTTCTCCTGACACCCAGTCCACCCCTTCGCAGAGTATCCAAGACAGAAACCTTATCGAGCGTATTCTCGATGCCAGCCCCGTTAGTATCGTTGTTGTCGAACCGTCCGGTGAAATATCGTTTGCGAACAAACGGGCAGAAGAGACGCTCGATCTCGACCGGGACGAGATTACGAGCCGGACGTATCGACAACCTGAGTGGAACATCACGTACGATGACGGAACACCAGTCCCCGTCGATGAACACCCCGTAACACGTGTTCTGGAAACGGGCGAGCCGGACTACGGGTTTGAACACTGGATAGAGCTCCCGAACGGAACTGAGCGGTGGCTATCGAGCAATTCGGCTCCAGTACCGAACGAGGACGGAGATGTCGAGTACGTGGTTGTCGGCTTCGAGGACGCGACCTCATTGAAGGAACGCGAAGATAAATTGACCAGCGACAGACGACGGTTGCTCGAACTCCACTCTGAAGAATTGTTTCAGCCGTATCTTGCTGCGGCTGACGATGAGGTCCATATCGACGTAGACGAGGTTGTCACGCTTTCCGATGGGACGGCACTCCAATACATCACAACAACGGGTATCCCGGCAAAGGCATTACGTGACGTTTTCGAACGTCATTTCGCCGTTCTCGACGCGCGATTGCTTAGTTTGGCTGAGGAACACTGTCGCTACGAAGTCCATGTAGAGGCTCCGACTCTGCCGCTGATATTTGACGATCACGGGGGACGGGTCAACGCTTTCGTACGAAGTCGGACCGACGAAACACCAATTCTTACCGGTGTACTGCCGGGAGACGTTGATCCGCGAACGGTACTCCAGGAGGCTCGACAACTGTATTCGGACATCGAACTGGAGTCTCAGGAACTCCGCTACACGCCCCGCCTCTTGTACGACATCGTTGAAGAGTCACTTACAGACAAGCAGTTCGCAGCCCTGCGAACGGCATACTACGGAGGCTATTTCACCACTCCGCGAACGAGTACTGGTGACGAGTTAGCAGACCAATTGGGTATCACACGCCAAGCGTTCCATCAGCATCTTCGCAAGGCCGAACAAACCGTGTATGAGCAGTTATTCGAAGCGTCTGGCAAAGGGATACTTGACTAG
- a CDS encoding shikimate kinase, translated as MDGRAVAPAAGTVLNALATGVGSAFAIDLETTATVELTDDGTFVGEVDGQPDADTTLVERCAAFAIDEYAAQAGLDPEEVGARIRTESEVPMASGLKSSSAAANATVLATLDALEIADAVERIEACRLGVRAARDAGVTVTGAFDDASASMLGGVTVTDNAGDELLARDEVEWSALVYTPPERAYSADTDVSACERVAPMAKLVEELALEGRYGEAMTVNGFAFCGALEFSTGPMIDALPDVTGVSLSGTGPSYVAVGDEATLEAVRERWAERDGTTRLLQTRTDGTQVQ; from the coding sequence ATGGACGGCCGCGCCGTTGCCCCCGCAGCCGGGACGGTTCTCAACGCGCTCGCGACCGGAGTCGGCTCCGCGTTCGCGATCGACCTCGAGACGACAGCGACCGTCGAACTCACCGACGACGGCACCTTCGTCGGCGAGGTCGACGGCCAACCCGACGCCGACACGACGCTCGTCGAGCGCTGCGCCGCGTTCGCGATCGACGAGTACGCCGCGCAGGCGGGTCTGGACCCCGAGGAGGTCGGCGCCCGCATCCGCACCGAGAGCGAGGTGCCGATGGCCTCCGGGCTGAAGAGTTCCAGCGCCGCAGCCAACGCGACGGTGCTCGCGACGCTCGACGCGCTCGAGATCGCCGACGCGGTCGAGCGCATCGAGGCCTGCCGACTCGGCGTCCGGGCGGCCCGCGACGCCGGCGTGACGGTCACCGGCGCGTTCGACGACGCCAGCGCGAGCATGCTCGGCGGCGTCACCGTCACCGACAACGCGGGCGACGAACTCCTTGCCCGCGACGAAGTTGAGTGGTCGGCACTGGTCTACACGCCCCCCGAGCGGGCCTACAGCGCCGACACCGACGTTTCGGCCTGCGAGCGCGTCGCCCCGATGGCGAAACTCGTCGAGGAACTCGCGCTCGAGGGCCGCTACGGCGAGGCGATGACCGTCAACGGCTTCGCGTTCTGCGGCGCCCTCGAATTTTCGACCGGGCCGATGATCGACGCCCTGCCCGACGTGACCGGCGTCTCGCTGTCCGGTACCGGGCCGAGCTACGTCGCCGTCGGCGACGAGGCGACGCTCGAGGCGGTGCGCGAGCGGTGGGCCGAGCGCGACGGAACGACACGATTACTGCAGACGCGAACGGACGGAACACAAGTACAATGA
- a CDS encoding HalOD1 output domain-containing protein, whose amino-acid sequence MGNGYNSKKEGPPSADESALSLRIVGAVADLMDIDPVDCPPLFEVVDPSALDRLFEGKEGHGSLVLEYAGYVVTVDNEANVTLTEPDEL is encoded by the coding sequence ATGGGGAACGGATACAACTCGAAAAAAGAGGGGCCGCCGTCCGCGGACGAGTCTGCTCTCAGCCTTCGAATCGTGGGGGCTGTTGCTGATTTGATGGATATTGATCCAGTTGACTGTCCCCCACTCTTCGAAGTTGTCGATCCGTCGGCTTTGGACAGGCTATTCGAAGGGAAAGAGGGTCACGGATCGCTTGTCCTCGAATACGCTGGATATGTTGTCACAGTAGATAACGAGGCGAATGTCACTTTGACTGAACCAGACGAGCTATGA
- a CDS encoding AAA family ATPase: MSGSDTDGVSLSVRAAEKRDAGRGVARIPELARRQLGVLSGDTVIIEGETETVAKMWPADPSVAENGIQIDADTRANAGVHVGDTVTVRPADKSSIREAERVTLTPPPSLSANERQVAEREATKKLRNRPVRAGEQIRVEGVGAEPFKVVDTTPEGDVRITSTTTIRIHAPDASDAAAATSGSRSSSGGPSGTSGSGDTGPAASESDTPSAPATATQPSSGVTYEDIGGLDEELELVREMIELPLSEPDLFRRLGVEPPSGVLLYGPPGTGKTLIARAVANEVDANFETISGPEIMSKYKGESEERLREVFETAAAEAPTIIFFDEIDSIAGQRDDDGDAENRIVGQLLTLMDGLDAREEVIVIGATNRVDAIDPALRRGGRFDREIQIGVPDEEGRKEILEVHTRGMPLGDDVNVDAIARRTHGFVGADLDSVTSEAAMAAIRDRPTDADEREAWNREPTVRKRHFDEALASVEPSAMREYVAESPNTDFSDVGGLEAAKNTLRESVEWPLTYDRLFEETNTEPPSGVLLHGPPGTGKTLLARALAGETDVNFVRVDGPEIIDRYVGESEKAIREVFERARQSAPSIVFFDEIDAITSARGEGHEVTERVVSQLLTELDGMRENPNLVVLAATNRKDHIDPALLRPGRLDTHVYVGEPDREAREKILEVHARGKPLADDLDIAELAAELEGYTGADLEALVRDASMRAIREVATEYEPDEANEKADEVLIERRHLEAARENVDTDT; encoded by the coding sequence ATGAGCGGGTCGGATACGGACGGCGTTTCCCTGTCGGTACGAGCGGCCGAAAAGCGCGACGCCGGCCGCGGTGTCGCGCGGATTCCCGAGTTGGCGCGACGACAGTTAGGCGTACTGAGCGGCGACACGGTCATCATCGAGGGCGAGACCGAGACGGTCGCGAAGATGTGGCCGGCCGACCCGTCGGTGGCGGAGAACGGCATCCAGATCGACGCCGATACCCGCGCGAACGCCGGGGTCCACGTCGGCGATACGGTGACGGTCCGGCCGGCGGACAAGTCCTCGATCCGCGAGGCCGAACGCGTCACGTTGACGCCGCCGCCGTCGCTGTCGGCCAACGAACGGCAGGTCGCCGAGCGCGAGGCGACCAAGAAACTCCGCAATCGCCCGGTGCGGGCCGGCGAACAGATCCGCGTCGAGGGCGTCGGTGCGGAACCGTTCAAGGTCGTCGACACGACCCCCGAGGGCGACGTGCGGATCACGAGCACGACGACGATTCGGATTCACGCCCCCGACGCGAGCGATGCGGCGGCTGCGACGTCCGGCTCCCGATCCTCGAGCGGCGGACCCAGCGGGACGAGCGGGTCTGGCGACACCGGCCCCGCGGCATCCGAGTCCGACACGCCCTCTGCACCCGCGACCGCGACCCAACCGAGCTCCGGGGTCACCTACGAGGATATCGGCGGCTTAGACGAAGAACTCGAGCTCGTCCGCGAGATGATCGAACTGCCGCTCTCGGAGCCCGACCTCTTCCGCCGACTGGGCGTCGAGCCGCCCTCCGGCGTCCTGCTGTACGGCCCGCCGGGCACCGGGAAGACGCTGATCGCCCGCGCGGTCGCCAACGAAGTCGACGCCAACTTCGAGACGATCTCCGGCCCGGAGATCATGTCGAAGTACAAGGGCGAGAGCGAGGAGCGGCTCCGCGAGGTGTTCGAAACCGCCGCAGCCGAGGCGCCGACGATCATCTTCTTCGACGAGATCGACTCCATCGCCGGCCAGCGCGACGACGACGGCGACGCCGAGAACCGGATCGTCGGCCAACTGCTGACGCTGATGGACGGGCTCGACGCCCGCGAGGAGGTCATCGTCATCGGCGCGACGAACCGCGTGGACGCGATCGACCCTGCGCTGCGCCGCGGCGGCCGCTTCGACCGCGAGATCCAGATCGGCGTCCCCGACGAAGAAGGGCGCAAGGAGATCCTCGAGGTCCACACCCGCGGGATGCCGCTGGGCGACGACGTCAACGTCGACGCGATCGCCCGGCGAACCCACGGCTTCGTCGGCGCGGACCTCGACTCGGTCACGAGCGAGGCCGCGATGGCGGCGATTCGGGATCGGCCGACCGACGCCGACGAGCGCGAGGCGTGGAATCGGGAGCCGACGGTCCGCAAGCGGCACTTCGACGAGGCGCTCGCGTCAGTCGAACCCTCCGCGATGCGCGAGTACGTCGCCGAGTCGCCGAACACGGACTTCTCCGACGTCGGCGGCCTCGAGGCGGCGAAGAACACCCTCCGCGAATCGGTCGAGTGGCCCTTGACCTACGATCGCTTATTCGAGGAGACCAACACCGAACCGCCCTCCGGCGTCCTGCTGCACGGGCCGCCGGGGACCGGCAAAACCTTGCTCGCTCGCGCGCTGGCCGGCGAGACGGACGTCAACTTCGTCCGCGTCGACGGCCCGGAGATCATCGACCGCTACGTCGGCGAGAGCGAGAAAGCCATCCGCGAGGTGTTCGAGCGGGCCCGCCAGTCCGCGCCGTCGATCGTCTTCTTCGACGAGATCGACGCGATCACCTCGGCCCGCGGCGAGGGCCACGAAGTCACCGAGCGCGTCGTCTCGCAACTACTGACGGAACTCGACGGCATGCGCGAGAACCCGAACCTCGTCGTGCTCGCGGCGACGAACCGCAAGGACCACATCGACCCAGCCTTGCTCCGTCCCGGGCGCCTCGACACGCACGTCTACGTCGGCGAACCCGACCGCGAGGCCCGCGAGAAGATTCTCGAGGTCCACGCCCGCGGCAAGCCGCTCGCGGACGACCTCGACATCGCCGAACTGGCGGCCGAACTCGAGGGCTACACCGGCGCCGACCTCGAGGCCCTCGTGCGCGACGCCTCGATGCGGGCGATCCGCGAGGTCGCGACCGAGTACGAGCCCGACGAGGCCAACGAGAAGGCCGACGAGGTCCTCATCGAGCGCCGCCACCTCGAGGCGGCTCGAGAGAACGTCGATACGGATACGTAG
- a CDS encoding chorismate mutase, whose product MTRESATDGDGNGTAADDRTPDEMSLDELREEIQTIDREIVELIAQRTYVADTIAQVKDEQGLPTTDEKQEQQVMERAGENAEQFDVDANLVKAIFRLLIELNKVEQRESR is encoded by the coding sequence ATGACTCGAGAGTCAGCGACTGACGGGGACGGAAACGGAACAGCTGCGGACGATCGAACGCCCGACGAGATGAGCCTCGACGAACTGCGCGAGGAGATCCAGACGATCGACCGCGAGATCGTCGAACTGATCGCCCAGCGCACCTACGTCGCGGATACGATCGCCCAGGTCAAAGACGAGCAGGGGCTCCCGACGACGGACGAGAAGCAGGAACAGCAGGTCATGGAGCGAGCGGGAGAGAACGCCGAGCAGTTCGACGTCGACGCGAATCTGGTGAAGGCTATCTTCCGGCTGCTGATCGAACTGAACAAGGTGGAGCAGCGGGAGAGTCGGTGA
- a CDS encoding HalOD1 output domain-containing protein — protein MSPSTNGLDEDDRVGYDPTTNTYHNQIAREDSDSLCVTIIMTVSAVTGQEPYAMEPLYSVLDPDALEACILHERKDSVQVSFSYEGCTVTIAGSGEITVQPEK, from the coding sequence ATGAGTCCAAGCACGAATGGACTTGACGAAGACGACCGCGTTGGCTACGACCCGACCACGAACACCTATCACAACCAAATCGCCCGGGAGGATTCTGACTCGCTCTGTGTCACGATTATCATGACTGTCTCGGCTGTCACGGGGCAGGAGCCATATGCTATGGAACCGCTGTATTCGGTTCTCGACCCGGATGCCCTAGAAGCTTGCATCTTACATGAGCGGAAGGATAGTGTCCAGGTTTCGTTTTCATATGAAGGGTGTACAGTCACCATCGCAGGTAGTGGCGAGATCACCGTTCAGCCAGAAAAATGA